GATGATCGCCAGTCAGCATAATGCTCTCAACGCCAAGTTCTTTCAGTTTGGCGATGGCACTGAGTGCATCGTCACGCAGGGTATCTTGCCATGCTATCACCCCCGCTATTTGGTCATTAACCGTCACATAAACCGCGGTTTTCCCTTCACTTTGCAAGGTTTTAACCAAGGCTTGAGCCTGGTTCGATGCATTATCATAATGGTTTGGTGCGATTAAGGTGACTGTCTGATGATCCACTTTACCACTAACGCCCCGTCCTACCATTGCACTGCGCTGTTGAGCGGGCTCTATGATCAATCCACTGTGCTCAGCTTTTTGAATCACCGCTTGAGCTAGGGGATGGCTTGAGCCAACTTCCACGGCAGCAGCCACGGCTAATATGCGTTCCTCAGACCAAGCATCAAAGCCAATAACATCAGTCACATGAGGTTTGCCCTGCGTTAACGTCCCCGTTTTATCCAAAGCAAGGTGGTCAACATGCGCCAACTTTTCTAATGCAGCCCCACCTTTAATGAGCACACCCAATCGAGCAGCCATTGCCAACCCAGATGTGATCGCCGCTGGTGTTGAAATCACCAAAGCGCATGGACAAGCAATCAGTAACATCGCCAAACCACGATAGACCCACGTTTCCCACGGCTGGGCGAACAACATCGGTGGAATGGTCACCACAAGTAAAGCCACCACCATCATCAAAGGTGTGTACCAACGGCTGAATTTTTCCAGAAACCGTTCTAATGGTGCTTTGCGTGACTCAGCCTCTTCGATCATGTGCAAAATACGATCAATCGCATTTTCCCCTTGGCGCGATGTTACTTTAATCTGCACCACTTTATCGATGACCACAGTGCCTGCAGATAAAGAGTCCCCTTGCACATGTTCAACCGGAATCGACTCTCCCGTTAAAGCACTTTCGTCAATACTAGCTGAAGCATCCGTTAAATAACCATCAGCAGGTAAACGCCCTCCAGGGCCGACTTCGACAATATCTCCAACAGCCAACTGGGCGATTTCGGTTTCAACACGCTGTCCATCAACAATTTTGATCGCTTTTTCTGGTAACAAAGCCATCAAAGCTTGAACGCCACTGCGAGCTTTTTCAGCAGCAAAGCCTTCTAACCGCTCACCAATTAAAAATAGCCACAATACCATTGCCGCCTCAGCGGTTTCTCCTAAGTAAAGGGCACCGAAAGCGGCAACTGTCATCAACATTTCGATAGCGAAAGGTGTACCCGCTCTCGCCAATTTAAACGCCGATACGGCAATAGGAAGTAATCCAGCCAAACAGGTTAAAACATAAAGCCATTGAGCAACAGCATCTGAGAAAAAGCTCGCCACAAAGGCCGCTAACATCCCCACACCTAACCCAATAAGTCTGAGGTTATCTGATTGCTGGTACCAAGGTTGAGTTAACGTCTCCGCTGAAGTGGGAGCACTAAGTGAAACGATCTTAAATCCAGAGCGGCCAACGGCCTGCTCAACGGCGGTAATCGTCTGCTCATGGTCATGATCGACGACTAATTTTTCCGTACTAAACACGACTTTTGCCGCAACAATATCGGAGAGTTGCCCAACGGCATTTTCAATTTTACGCGCACATGATGGACAATCCATCCCAATAACACGCCAACTTGAGCGATATAGACTGCCTCGCCGGGCAGGTTCTTCATCGTCTCCACCGCCACCTTCTAGCGACTGGGCATCCATGGTTAACGCGCCAGATACCGCGCTCCCAGTGGCAGGACGAATAGAGAGAATTTTAGGTGAGACATGAGCACAAGATTCCTGATGTTTCTCCGGTTTTGCGCTGCGATTTGAGCAGCAATCTGTATGTTTGGTACACATAAATAAGACTCCTTATCAGTTACATTACCAAGCATACACTTTGGAGTTAACTCCAAGGTCAAGCAGTTTTTCACTCCCCAAGAAAAAGGAAAGGGGCTTACGCCCCGACACCTTATACTGGATGTTTAAAACAATTCACCAGATTTTTTTCTACTGCTTTGAGCACTTCCGTTCGCGAGATCAAACCAACCAATTTTTGGTTGTGCACCACTGGATACACCTTGGGTTTACCGACTTGCATTAAATCCGCTAGTTCAATAATACTCATATCGGGTTCCACCGTAAGCACTTCGGTGTGCATGCAATCCGAGACAAGATGAGAATCTTGGCAAAAATAACTCGCTTTAACCATTTTATCGAGCAAGTCCTGCTCTGAAATAAAGCCTATTACATGTTCTTGTTTATCTATGACAGGACCTCCGGGCCGATTCGCTTTCAACAATTTAGCTAGAGCAGCAGTCAGCGGCATGTCGGGGGTGAACGTAACAGGCTGATACGTCATGTAGTCTTTAACTTGTATTGAGTCCATAGCAAATCGCCTCCTTAGCGAGAAACCGACCATTGTGGTTACTGTAAGTGTTGACCAGTTTTGGCGTTTTGCTAAATGGAATTCATCAATTAATGTGATAGGTTTTACCAATAAAAAGGCCAAGTTATTCACTTGGCCTATATAACACTGAGATTTTTCCAACACTTATTGCTATTCATTCCAGCGCAGTGCTGCCTTTTGATCGCTTTCTCTTGACTCAATCCAACGATTTTCACTGGTTGTGCGCTCTTTCTTCCAAAATGGCGCTTGGGTTTTTAAGTAATCCATAATGAACTCAGAGGCAGCAAATGAAGCACTGCGATGCGCACTAGTCACTCCAACCATCACTATCTGATCACCCAAATCCATGTCACCAACACGATGGATGATGCAAACCCGTAACAAAGGCCAGCGCTGTGCAGCTTGATGGGCGATATCGGTGAGCGACTTTTCAGTCATGCCTGGGTAGTGCTCAAGATGCAACCCTTGCACTTCATCGCCTAAATTCATATCTCGAACTTTGCCAACGAAGGTGACAATCGCGCCCGCGTCAGTACCTTGTGCAAGGGCATCGTATTCTTCCGCTAAAGAGAAATCCTGCTCTTGTACTGAAACTTTAAGCTCCATTTTAACCTCCTGTCACCGGCGGGAAAAACGCCACTTCATCCCCATCACATAGACCTTGAGTCATAGGAACAATCGATTGGTTCACTGCGGCTAGCAATTTGCCGGCCTCCATCGCTAAAGACCACTTTCCCGGTTGTTCAGATAAATAAACACGCAAATCATCTACCGTAGAAAATTGGTTCTCAAGTTCAAGGCTATCACGGCCAACCAACTCACGAGTTTGGGCGAAAAATAGCACTTTAATCATAATTCCGCCTTAAAGTGACCAGACTTACCACCGGTTTTTTCCAATAAACGGACATGTTCAATCACCATGTCTTTTTGCACCGCTTTACACATATCGTAGATAGTGAGGGCAGCGACCGATGCGGCCGTTAACGCTTCCATCTCAACGCCTGTTTTACCGGCCAACTTGCACACTGATTCAATGCGAACTTTGTTTTCTGCTGTTATTGCCTCTAAGTGCACTTCGACTTTAGAAAGCAACAAAGGATGGCACAGAGGAATCAAGTCCCACGTTTTCTTCGCCGCTTGAATCCCGGCAATACGTGCCGTCGCAAACACATCACCTTTGTGATGCTGACCAGAAACGATCATAGCCAATGTTTCTGGTGCCATTTGGACAAATGCTTCAGCGCGCGCTTCACGAACCGTTTCGGCCTTCGCTGACACATCAACCATGTTTGCTTCGCCAGAAGCATTAATATGTGTAAATTGGTTCATCCCATGCTCCTCTTATAGGTGAGGCATGAAGTTACATGGACGATGAGTCGCATCCAACTGATCTTTAATAATTTTCGTCCAACCAGTACGGCAAGCTCCAGTGGAACCTGGCATGGCAAAAATAACCGTGTGGTTGGCAAAACCTGCGACAGCACGAGACTGAATCGTTGAAGTGCCAATTTCTTCATAAGAGATAGCACGGAACAACTCACCAAACCCTTCGACTTCTTTATCAAACAGCGGCTTAATTGCTTCAGGAGTGCTATCACGAGAAGTAAAACCTGTTCCGCCTGTAATCAATACCACTTGTACGTTTTCATCTGCAATCCACTGTGAAATCACAGCGCGAATCTGATAGATGTCATCAATAACTATTTTTTTGTCTGCAAGATGGTGACCAGCGTCTTTAAGTTGTTCGACAAAATACTGGCCAGATGTATCGTTTTCTTCAGTACGAGTATCAGATACAGTCAGAACGGCGATGTTCGCCGGTTGAAATTCGCTAGCTGCGTGACCCATAAGTTCACCTTTAATTATTCAGATTATTCCACGGTGCTTTTGCCTCAAACAAAAGCATCAATTTGTTAGCCGCCAATAGACGCCAAATGAGGTGTCATACCAGTATTTCCATCATGCAGAAAATGGCTCACCGACTTGGTTTGTAAGTGTGATTGGATACGTTGAATCAGAGCATATTGCTGCTCATCGGCTTGCATTAGATCGCGTAATTCCACGCCTTCTTCACCAAATAAACACAAGTGAAGCTTGCCCATCGCTGAAATTCTTAAACGATTGCAGCTTTCACAAAAGTGCTTTTCGTAAGGCATAATCAAGCCAATTTCGCCTTGATAGTCTGCATGGACAAAGACTTGCGCAGGACCATCGTTATGACCACGTGCTTTAAGAATCCAACCATTAGCGATCAAAAAGTTTCGTATTGATGTACCAGAAACATGATGCTGGTTAAACAGATCATCCATCTCGCCTGTTTGCATCAACTCAATAAACCGCAACTGAATAGGACGTTGTTTTATCCATTGCAAAAATTGCGGTAACTCTTGATGATTGAGGTGCTTCATCAAGACAACATTGACTTTAACCTGCTGATACCCAACTTCAAACGCTCGGTCAATACCAGCCATCACTTGGTGAAAGCGGTTTTGACCAGTGATTTGATGGAACATTCTCGGGTCGAGACTATCTACGCTGACATTAATGTGGGTTAAACCCGCTTCGCGCCATTCTCCAACCTGTTTTTCCATTCGGTAACCATTGGTCGTGGTCGCCACTTTTTCGATACCTGGCGTCTGAGCGACGACATCAATAATATCGGTAAAATCTTTCCGTAAAGTTGGCTCCCCTCCGGTAATACGCACTTTAGACGTACCACAGTTAGCAAACGCATGAACCACACGTTTGATCTCTGGTAGAGTAATAAAGGATGAGTTACGCTGGCCCGAAGGCTGATAGCCATCAGGAAGACAGTAAGTACATTTAAAGTTACAGACATCTGTAACAGACAAACGCAAATAATAGAATTTACGTTCAAATCGATCTTGAAATTGTTGCGCCACGAAACACCTTTCCAAACACGGGAGGCACCATCATTTCTCATCGTGCCCTCGTGGCATTATTGCCACTGGCTGCAGCACCATATCAGCGTTAGACTTAGGTGATGAAGCTCGGAGTTATGGCAACTGATTGCACAACATGAACAGTCACACAAAAAGTAGCTGCGGCTAAAATACTTAAAATCTGTATATCTTTCCACCCTTTAAACGAAAAAAAGATCGCCCCTACCTCACTTTTTTGGCAAAGCGATACCGCTTGTTAAAGAAATGACCTACATTGTGCTCACCTTCGTTAACCAAGCAGAATCAATGACCTTACATCGTAGTTACAAAGTCGTCGCGATTGGCGGTGGCCATGGTCTTGGCCGTGTGTTAGCGGCACTAAAAAGTTTTGGCGAAAATGCCACTGGAATAGTCACCACTACCGATAATGGCGGTTCGACGGGACGAATTCGAAACTGCCAAGGCGGTATCGCTTGGGGTGATACGCGTAATTGTATTAATCAGTTGATTACCGAACCTTCGATAAGCTCAATGATGTTTGAATATCGCTTCAAAGGTTCTGGTGAACTTAATGGTCATAACCTAGGTAACCTGATGCTGACAGCACTCGATAACCTGTCGGTAAGACCACTTGACGCCATTAATCTTATTCGGAATATGCTGAAAGTTGATGTACGCATCGTGCCAATGTCAGAACACCCATCCGACCTAACAGCTCTATCTAAAGAGGGTCTTCGTGTAACAGGTGAGACGAATGTTGATGAAATGGAGGGGGATTTAATTCGTCTTGATCTTGAACCGGAGGTTCCTGCAACCAAAGAAGCGACTTTGGCGATCAGTGAGGCGGATGCCATTATATTAGGACCAGGTAGCTTCTTAACCAGCTTGATGCCACCGTTACTGTTGCCAGAAATTGCTAATGCGATTGCGACTAATCATAACGCCAAACTGATTTTTATTGAAAATTTGTCGCCTGAGTTTGGCCCTGCAGGCCGAATGTCACTCAAGCAAAAATTAGAGTGGTGTGAACGTTCGTTCAGAGCACGTAAAATCGATGTGGTCATCGGTGAAACAGCCCATCCAGAATTGGATACTCTTTGGAATTGTGTAACTCGCGAATTAGCCTCACCCAACCGAGCTTGGCGCCATGACAGAACCAAGCTACAAGAGGTGATTGAAGAACAATTAAGGCAATAACTGCTGATAACGCGTAAAGGTCGCTTTTAGCAACTCCAATACAGACTCGGCTTCTACATCAACATCGAAGTCTAAGCCGAGTTTAACCATACCATCTATTTCTACCGCTTTAGCACACAAGCGATCTGCACCAAAACTGGCGGCACTGCTCTTTAAAGCATGGCTAATCTCTTTTAGATATTCATATTTTTCAGCACCACTAATTTGGCTAAGTTGCTGCTCATAACTGGTTAATTCACCAAGAAAAATTTCCAACAACACAGGAACATTTTCTTGACCAATTTCCTGTGCTAAACCATCGATTTTACCTTGATTTAGAAAGTCCATAAGTGATTATTTTTCCTTCTCTTTTTCTTTTTCATTCCAGCTTTGTAACTTGCGGTAAATAGTTGATGGACTGACATCCAAATACCCCGCAGCTTTAGGAATATTGCCATCACAAGCTTCAATCGCTTTCTCGATAGCCTGTTTTTCTGTTAACCATAACGGAAAAATATCGTGTACTGATAATGTGCCGCTTTCTACTTTTTCAGAGATCACTTCTACGCGAGGTTCTATGGGACGGTTTAACGGTGGCGGTAACATATTGAGGGTAATTTCACGACCCTCATTTAATACCACCACATTTCGTAATACGTTTTGCAACTGCCGCACGTTACCTGGCCAACCATAATGCTGGAATCGCTCGACAACTTCTGATGAAAGACGAACAAACCCTTTGCCCTCCTCTTTTGACATAAAGCCAAGCAATGAGTAAGCAATTTCAATCACATCATCACCACGTTCGCGCAGTGGTGGTAAGTGCAACGGGATAACGTATAAACGATAGTACAAATCTTCTCGGAAGCGACCTTCTTGGACCTCTTTCCATGGGTCACGGTTAGTTGCACAAACAAAACGCACATCAACGCTCTTCATTTTAGAAGAGCCTACCTTCTGGAAGGTGCCAGTTTGGATAAAGCGCAGTAATTTGGTTTGCAGATCCAAATCCATTTCGCACAATTCATCCAAAAACAGCGTACCACCATCGGCAGCCTCTGCCGCCCCTTGGCGATCCGTTGCAGCGCCAGTAAATGCGCCTTTCACATGACCAAACAGTTCACTTTCGATCAAGTCTTTGGGAATCGCTGCACAGTTAATCGCAATAAAAGGTTTATCGCCCCGTTTACTCGCCGCATGAACAGCCTCAGCACACACTTCTTTACCAGTACCACTTTCACCCGTAATAAAGATACTTGCCTTACTCGATGCCGCAGAGTCGATAGTTCGGTAAACTGCTTGCATGGTCTGACTACTACCGATAAAACCTTGGTAATTTTGTTCACGCGGGTCATCCGTTTCATTCTTAAGCTTACTTGCTTTACGAATTGCGTTGTTCACTGTGACACGTAAGCGGTCTGCTTCGCAGGGTTTGATTAAGAAGTCTTTTGCGCCATGTCGCATTGCTTCTACAGCAGTATCTATCGAGCCATGCGCCGTCATAAAGACCACTGGCACATCTGGATGCTTGAGTTTTACTGCATGTAATACGTCCATACCAGTCATATCCGGTAAACGTAAGTCAAGAAGGATCAAGTCCGGCTCTCGTTGAGCAATACTTTCGATAGCTTCTCGTCCAGTCCCTACCACCTTAATATCAATTTCTAAAGGCAATAGATAAGAACGGTACAGTGCCGCTACCGATGCGGTATCCTCAACCATGAGCAGATATTTTGCTTTTTGAGTTGGGTATTCTAATTGCATAACCTAGCCGTTACTGTTTTATTTGCATTTTGCTCATAATAATCGCATTAAGAATTGCATTTTGCAAATCGCAATTCCATTTTTGACCATTTATCGCAATATCATCACATTTTTTAGTGATTTAAAGTTGGCATAGGTTATGCATTAATATAATTGACTCGCAAGAGTCACCTAGCCAACTGACGTTGTTAGTGAATTTATTATTCACAGAATTAAAGCCAATAGAGCCTATTTCTATTGGCTATTTTTTTGCCTGCGCGGCGCCACATTAAACACAATTTTTAACTATTGGCGATAAATTTTGTCCGCAATGCTTCAATTTCATCACGAATTTGAGCAGCCAGTTCAAATTCTAAATCTTGTGCATGCTTATACATCTTCGCTTCAAGTTTACCAATCTCTTTATCCAACTGTTGTGGCGTTAATATGTCGTAGCTTCCAGATGTTTCTGCAACTTTGTTCAACGGCACCAATTTCTGCGATTTTTGCTGCCGTGATTTAGTCACGTCACCAAGTTCCATGATGTCTTTAACGTTGCGTTTTAAGGCTTGTGGGACAATACCCATTTTTTCGTTATACGCTTGTTGCTTTTCACGACGGCGATCCGTTTCATCCATCGCCTTGCGCATCGATTTAGTCACCTTGTCGGCGTAAAGTATTGCTTTACCTTTAATATTACGCGCAGCACGTCCAATAGTCTGAATCAAAGATCGTTCAGAACGTAAAAAACCTTCTTTGTCTGCATCAAGGATAGCCACTAAAGAGACTTCTGGCATATCCAAACCTTCTCGTAACAAGTTGATGCCCACCAGCACGTCAAACTCACCAAGGCGCAAATCACGAATGATTTCAACACGTTCAACCGTATCTATATCTGAATGCAAATAACGCACTTTTACGTCATGTTCATGCAGATATTCTGTTAAATCTTCTGCCATACGTTTCGTTAATGTGGTCACCAAGACTCGCTCATCTTGTGCCGCTCGCAGGCGAATCTCAGACAATAAATCATCTACCTGCGTAGCCACAGGGCGAACTTCCAATATCGGATCAAGCAAGCCGGTAGGACGCACCACCTGATCGACAATATCGCCGCCCGATTTCTCTAACTCATAATTGCCTGGCGTTGCCGAAACAAAGACAGTTTGAGGAGCTAACGCTTCAAACTCATCAAATTTTAATGGCCGGTTATCCAGCGCTGAGGGTAAACGAAAGCCGTATTCCACTAGGGTTTCTTTCCGAGAACGATCCCCTTTAAACATCGCGCCGATTTGGGGCACAGTCACGTGAGATTCGTCAATGACCAACAATCCATCATGGGGCAAATAGTCAAATAGCGTTGGAGGCGGCTCACCTTCAGCTCGTCCACTGAGGTATCTCGAATAGTTTTCAATTCCAGAACAAAAGCCCAATTCATTCATCATTTCGATATCAAATTGCGTGCGCTGACTGATTCGCTGCTCTTCAAGTAGCTTGTTGTTATCGAGCAGGTACTTCTTGCGCGCTTCCAACTCGACTTTGATATTTTCTATCGCTTCAAGGATACGATCACGTGGCGTAACGTAATGGGTCTTGGGATAGATAGTATAGCGTGGTAAATCACGCTGCTTCACCACCCCCGTTAATGGGTCAAAAACGCTAATGCAGTCCACTTCATCATCAAACATCTCAATGCGCACCGCATCTTGTTCAGATTCTGCAGGGAATATATCGATGACCTCACCACGGACACGAAATTGGCCACGTTCAAAACCGATATCGTTACGAGAATACTGCAGCTCCGCTAACCGTCTGAGCATATCTCGCTGCTCAACTACATCGCCACGACGTAAATGCAACATCATCTTTAAATAAGAGTCGGGATCGCCTAGACCATAAATAGCGGAAACTGAAGCCACAATGATCGCATCTTTACGTTCAAGTAGGGCTTTAGTTGCCGATAAACGCATTTGTTCGATATGCGCATTAACCGAGGCATCTTTTTCAATAAAGGTGTCCGTGGTCGGCACATAAGCTTCTGGTTGATAGTAATCGTAGTAAGAGACAAAATACTCAACCGCATTTTTAGGGAAAAAGCTTTTCATCTCTCCATACAATTGGGCGGCAAGTGTTTTGTTGGGAGCGAGCAATATTGTCGGCCGCTCTGCTTGAGCAATCACATTCGCTAAGGTAAAGGTTTTACCCGATCCTGTGACCCCGAGTAAGGTTTGATGGGCCAATCCAGCATCCAACCCTTCTAATAAAGCTTGAATCGCTGTAGGTTGATCCCCCGACGGTTGATAGTCAGAGACCAACTCAAACGCTTTATTCATAGTTCCTAACTCTCTTTTATTCGCTTATCACTATTGTCGCTGTTAGTCTCCATTTATGGCAAGTTGTTCTTTCGCCAAACGGATAAGAACAAAAAATAGTCAAGAAAACCGCACAGAAAAACAGTGACAAAAATAGTTTTCAATATTGGCAAAAAAAAGCCTCGAATAGACCTAGATTAATAAAATCATGTCTGTTATTATCCGTGCCCCTCTGCGGTTTCCCCACCTAAAAATCACATAAAACAATCCACGGTTTTTCCCCAATTTTTCTAAAATTGACATTTTCATAACATTTTCGATCCAACACACCCAACCTTGAATTAATTGTGGTTAAGTAAGATAACAAACTAAATAACAACAACTTAGGTGTAAAAATAGCGTTAATTGTCAATTTACTCACAAGTCACATTTTAATCAAAAGCTAATTACCCAAAAACAATTAACATGGTTATCCACAATTTTAGTGGATAAGTAAACCTAGCTCAGATGGGATAAGGGCTACAGAAAAGTAAAGCTTTTATTTAAGAAAAAACTTTAAATTTTTCAATAGCAATTGTTGACATCGCCAAGTGGTATCGTTAAGATTCGCTCCGCATTAAGTAATTCCCCCTTAGTTCAGTCGGTAGAACGGCGGACTGTTAATCCGTATGTCGCAAGTTCAAGTCTTGCAGGGGGAGCCAAATTTAAGAAGAAAGACGTCCTAGGGCGTCTTTTTTTGTATCTGCGTACGACTCGCTACAAAATCCAAATAATACGCAACAAATCTTCTTTCGTTATCCTTTCCCCCTACCCAGTTCATTCTTGCCACCGCCTAAATTGCTCATATTTTCAAGTCAACGACACTAACTATCCGATATTTATCAAATTTATAAGATATTTAACTAAGTTATTGCTCAGGTATCGTGATATTTTTTCAATCAATATTAAACAATTTGCAATGGAAAATATGAAAGTATTGATCGTTGACGATAGTCCCAACGTCATTGAAACCATCGGTGATTATCTTGAAATGATGGGGGTTATTGTTGATTGCGCCTACCACGGTGAAGCCGCTATCCACATGCTTAAAGAGAATCACTACGATGTCATTATCATGGATGTCATGATGCCCAAAATGGATGGCATTAAAGCGGTAAAAACATTGCGAGCAGAGCTGCTCTGCCACACTCCAACACTATTTTTAACTGCCAAAGACACGCTAGAAGACAAGATGGCAGCGTTCAAAGCTGGCGGTGATGATTACTTGTTAAAGCCATTTGCCATGGAAGAACTCTATCTGCGCCTACAAGCACTATCTATTCGGGGGCCAAGACTGGATACAGGCAAACTCACCTTTGCGGATATTGAATATTGTACGCAAACAGAAACGGTCACCCGCTCAGGTCGCGCTATCAAATTGAGTCGAATTCAATTGCAGATTCTCAAGCTATTACTGCAAAACTCGGCATCGATAGTCAGTCGCCAACACATCATTACGGCTATTTGGGGAGATGAATTGCCCAACAGTGATGCGCTAAGAAGCCACATTTACGGTTTACGCACCTCTTTAGACCGAGGATTTGAACACTCACGACTGGAGACGATTCATGGCCAAGGCTACCGACTTAAGCACTGAGAAAAAAATCAGTATCTATCGCACCATTCGTCTTAGTTTTGGTGTTGTCACCTTTGCCATGTTTCTGTTGTTTTGGACCGTTATCTATGTGGCTGAATTTCAGCTCGAACGAATCAGTTTACATCACTGGTTAGATACAGAAGCAACCGCTTATGTCCAGCTTTATCATCAACAAGGAGAGCGTGCACCACTGCCTAACCCAAAAGAATTCAAAACCTATTGGAATCAACAAGCCCTACCTGATTGGTTAAACCAATATCAACAACCAGGATTCTACGAACATCTTCTCGGTAAAGAAGATAAACACTTTATTGTATTCCTTCATCCTTCCGGACAAGGTTTAATGTATCTACTGTTTCAAGACGATGCAGATGACTACTTAGATGAATATGAAGATAATTTACATCACTACACCTTTCTTATCGGCAGCCTCTTATCCATCATGATATTTGGTTATGGTAGTTACATGGTACGAGCAATATCCAAACCGTTATTGCAGGTGGAAGACAAAATCGCACAAATGTCTCCCGATCATGATGATTTTTCTATCGATACCCACTTCGTAGAAACGCGTAAGATTGAGCAAGCATTGCTACAGAGTAAGCAAAATATTGCGCATTACTTTCAGCGCGAGAAGGAGTTTAGCCGTTTTGCTTCCCATGAACTTCGAACCCCTATCATGGTGATTCAGGGCTCGGCGGAACTGCTCGACAAGGTCCCTGACCTGCCGAAAGTTGCCCATAAAGCGATCAAAAGAATCGAGGATGCCAGCGACGAAATGAAGATACTCACTGAAGCCTTTCTCTTATTAGGCAAGGAGACTATCGAGCGCTGTAGCTATGGCAGCCATTCACTTACACAGACATTAACCTCCCAATTGGCACAACTTGAGCCGCTATTTTTAAAACAGAATGCAGCTTATCAACTCAACATAACAACAAACACCCCTCATATTGTTGAAGCACCATTCGCATTCATTGTTATTGTCATCAATAACTTAGTAAAGAATGCTTTCAGTTACAGCATGGGCGATGTGGATATAGTGTTAAATCAATCTCAATTGCGCATAGCGAATTTTCACGCTGGCAACGGGACTTACCAAGCGGGTTATGGCTGTGGATTAGCTATCGTTGAAAGAATTTGTGAACGTATGCAATGGGATTTCAGCACCCATAACGATGGCCAACATTTTGTATCTACTGTTAATTTTTAAAATAGCTCTATAGCCAAAAGACGAGTTGTATTCACTGAAAACGCACATGTATATGTGAGTAAAAACTTCACGATTATTTCACGTTTGGTTGCATAAGATTCTCAGCAACAACAACTACTTGAGAATCTAAAATGAAAAAAACGTTACTTGCTGTATTACTGATTAGCCCTATTTCAGCTACCGCTGCGCCCTACATCGGCCTTGAATATGGTTTTGGTTCCGTAGACCACGATTATGAACCTCAATTTTCAGCAGATAATGTCACTCTTAATCCTGATCTTGAAGAAAACTTCACGGGTATATTAGTCGGTTACGCGTTCAATGATACTTGGGCTATCGAACTGGGTTATCAGCAATATGAACTCGAAGACAGCCGTTCAAGCAACTTAGGCGTTGTTGACCGTAATGGACAAAATTATACCCATGAAATGGATTGGGATTCCTCGATTAAGGCAAAACAGTTCTCTCTAACCCCCGTTTACACGTTTGCAATGAACGACAAATGGAGCCTCAAATTGAAAACTGGAGTGACGTATACCGAGTACAAATC
This genomic window from Vibrio tritonius contains:
- a CDS encoding response regulator transcription factor → MKVLIVDDSPNVIETIGDYLEMMGVIVDCAYHGEAAIHMLKENHYDVIIMDVMMPKMDGIKAVKTLRAELLCHTPTLFLTAKDTLEDKMAAFKAGGDDYLLKPFAMEELYLRLQALSIRGPRLDTGKLTFADIEYCTQTETVTRSGRAIKLSRIQLQILKLLLQNSASIVSRQHIITAIWGDELPNSDALRSHIYGLRTSLDRGFEHSRLETIHGQGYRLKH
- a CDS encoding sensor histidine kinase, with product MAKATDLSTEKKISIYRTIRLSFGVVTFAMFLLFWTVIYVAEFQLERISLHHWLDTEATAYVQLYHQQGERAPLPNPKEFKTYWNQQALPDWLNQYQQPGFYEHLLGKEDKHFIVFLHPSGQGLMYLLFQDDADDYLDEYEDNLHHYTFLIGSLLSIMIFGYGSYMVRAISKPLLQVEDKIAQMSPDHDDFSIDTHFVETRKIEQALLQSKQNIAHYFQREKEFSRFASHELRTPIMVIQGSAELLDKVPDLPKVAHKAIKRIEDASDEMKILTEAFLLLGKETIERCSYGSHSLTQTLTSQLAQLEPLFLKQNAAYQLNITTNTPHIVEAPFAFIVIVINNLVKNAFSYSMGDVDIVLNQSQLRIANFHAGNGTYQAGYGCGLAIVERICERMQWDFSTHNDGQHFVSTVNF
- a CDS encoding AcfA family outer membrane beta-barrel protein encodes the protein MKKTLLAVLLISPISATAAPYIGLEYGFGSVDHDYEPQFSADNVTLNPDLEENFTGILVGYAFNDTWAIELGYQQYELEDSRSSNLGVVDRNGQNYTHEMDWDSSIKAKQFSLTPVYTFAMNDKWSLKLKTGVTYTEYKSNASKSEELELVTNDDVEINNSLSYQAASTKEWGGLVAVGTEYKVLPQLSVGANVKYQIDSFANAASLNVSTAYYF